In the genome of Mycteria americana isolate JAX WOST 10 ecotype Jacksonville Zoo and Gardens chromosome 7, USCA_MyAme_1.0, whole genome shotgun sequence, one region contains:
- the CDKN2C gene encoding cyclin-dependent kinase 4 inhibitor C isoform X1 — protein sequence MAEPSGNELASAAAKGDLVQLTNLLQKNVNVNAQNGFGRTALQVMKLGNPEIARRLLMNGANPNLKDSTGFAVIHDVAREGFLDTLQTLLEFKADVNIEDNEGNLPLHLAAREGHVGVVAFLLGCAECKVGHRNKRGATAYDLAKLYKRSAVVKLLEDSSSFPAAMN from the exons ATGGCCGAGCCTTCTGGGAACGAGCTGGCGTCCGCGGCTGCCAAGGGGGACCTAGTGCAACTTACTAATTTGTTGCAAAAGAATGTAAACGTCAATGCACAAAATGGATTTGGGAGGACTGCGCTGCAG gtAATGAAACTCGGGAACCCCGAAATCGCCAGGAGGTTGCTAATGAACGGTGCAAACCCCAATCTGAAAGACAGTACTGGCTTCGCTGTCATTCATGATGTAGCCAGAGAGGGTTTTCTGGACACTTTGCAGACTCTGCTGGAGTTTAAGGCTGATGTTAACATTGAGGATAACGAGGGCAACCTGCCCTTGCACTTGGCCGCCCGGGAGGGGCACGTGGGGGTGGTGGCCTTCCTGCTGGGCTGCGCGGAGTGCAAGGTGGGCCACCGGAACAAGCGGGGGGCCACCGCCTACGACCTGGCCAAGCTCTACAAGAGATCCGCCGTGGTGAAGCTCTTGGAGGACAGCAGCTCCTTCCCGGCAGCCATGAATTAA
- the CDKN2C gene encoding cyclin-dependent kinase 4 inhibitor C isoform X2: protein MHTAREDFSSELLLLKSQIPTVNRVMKLGNPEIARRLLMNGANPNLKDSTGFAVIHDVAREGFLDTLQTLLEFKADVNIEDNEGNLPLHLAAREGHVGVVAFLLGCAECKVGHRNKRGATAYDLAKLYKRSAVVKLLEDSSSFPAAMN, encoded by the exons ATGCACACTGCTAGAGAAGACTTTTCCTCGGAGCTGTTGCTGCTAAAGTCTCAGATCCCGACTGTGAACAGG gtAATGAAACTCGGGAACCCCGAAATCGCCAGGAGGTTGCTAATGAACGGTGCAAACCCCAATCTGAAAGACAGTACTGGCTTCGCTGTCATTCATGATGTAGCCAGAGAGGGTTTTCTGGACACTTTGCAGACTCTGCTGGAGTTTAAGGCTGATGTTAACATTGAGGATAACGAGGGCAACCTGCCCTTGCACTTGGCCGCCCGGGAGGGGCACGTGGGGGTGGTGGCCTTCCTGCTGGGCTGCGCGGAGTGCAAGGTGGGCCACCGGAACAAGCGGGGGGCCACCGCCTACGACCTGGCCAAGCTCTACAAGAGATCCGCCGTGGTGAAGCTCTTGGAGGACAGCAGCTCCTTCCCGGCAGCCATGAATTAA